GAGAGGCTGAACAGATGCAGATGATCCACCAGGATACCGTCCTGGATGGGTTCGATGCGGTGGCGAATGGTTCCTTGAGGAGAGAGTTGCCATAACCCTGGCCATCGTTGTTGAACAATGGAAGTGTTTGTGTGCCAGTAGGTCATAGGTGAGTCCATCCGCTATGGAGAGTGGGTTCCTGTTGTGAAACATGGTGAAATATAAAGGGTAAATATTCACATGATCATACCTGGATTCCGCTGGTTTCCTCGGTTGGCCACGGGGACAATGCCTCCAGATGCACCTTTGGGCAAGGGATTTCCCGAACGCCATTGACTTGGATGGGATTGTTCATATAATGACACACTTCGTTAAAGACCCATTGTCGGCAACCGAAGAGATCATTGCGAGGCTATGCCCATGCGACGTCGTCCATTAATTGCTGGAAACTGGAAAATGAATGGGCTGATCGAAACCGCCCAGGAACTGGTGGAAGGGATCGGCGCAGGACTTTCCGAGAGAGAACGGAAATTGCAGTGTGAGGTTCTCGTCTGCCCACCCTTCACCGCCATCCACACCGTCCACCAGACTGTGAGTGCCAAGGGGTACTCCATGAAGGTGGGCGGGCAAAACATGGATGTCGAAGGACCAGGGGCGCGTACTGGTGAAATCTGTGGGATCATGCTGCGCAATGTTGGTTGCCGTTATGTGATCCTCGGCCACTCGGAGCGTCGGCAGTATTTCGGTGAAACCAGCGAACTCGTTGGCAAGAAGGTGGAGGCGGCCTTTCGCGATGGGCTCATCCCCATCGTTTGCGTCGGCGAGGAGCTCAAAGACCGCGAGGCCAATCGTACCTTCGATGTCATTCGTCCCCAGTTGGAAGCGGTCATGCCCAGACTGCCGGAAGAGAGTGCCAAACGGAGCACCCTGGTTGTGGCCTATGAGCCTGTCTGGGCTATCGGCACCGGCAAAAATGCCACCCCCGAACAGGTCCAGGAAGTCCATGCTTTCATCCGCAAATTCCTTGCGGAAAAGTTGGGCGCCGACACGGCTTCCAAGATTCGCATCCTTTACGGCGGGTCGATGAAACCGTCCAATGCTGCTGGCCTCTTGGCCTTGGAGGATGTGGATGGTGGTTTGATCGGTGGCGCCGCTTTAAAGGCCCAGGATTTCCTGGGCATCATCGACGCCAACCCGGTCTCGGATTGATTTTTCGCAACCCATGACGTTTGACCACGGAGTTTTTGCATGACACTGATCCTGACTGTGATCCATCTTCTCGTCGCTTTTGGGATCATCTTTGTCGTGCTTGTCCAGAAGGGGAGCAGTGCCGATATGGGCGCTGCCTTTGGCGGAAGTTCACAAAGCCTCTTCGGGGCACGCGGATCGGGCAGTTTTTTGGGGAAGGTGACCGCCTTTCTGGCTACGATTTTCATGTTGACCAGTCTCACGCTCGCCTTTTTTACGACCCGGTCCACGTCGTCAGATTCCGTCATGAAAGGGGGGGCCGTCAGGCCCCCCGCGACGACGCAACGCCCTGTTGATGCTGCGCCCAAGCCGGGGGCTGCCTCCGCTCCTGTGACGGACCCGGGTTCCGACATCCCGTTGCCGGCCAAGACCGGCGTTTCGGAGGAGAAGGCCGGGGGAGGGGGGGGGGCTCCTGATGCCCATCAGGGTAGCAATAAGCCTATTCCAGCCTTTCCAGACGCGCCAACTCCGCCGGTTTCTGGTGTGAAGCCACAAGCTCCCTACCCAGATGCGCCAACTCCGCCGGTTTCTGGCGTGAAGTCGCAATCTCAGGTGCCACAAGGTTCAGGTGGTGCCCCTGCCGGCACGAGCCCTCTCACTCAGCAGGCAAAGCCATCGGTCCAGGATGCTTCGGCTCAGAAGGCTTCTGTTCCGCAAGGTGGTGGTGGCGCGACGCCAGCCGACGCCAAACCTCCGGCACGGCAGGGTGGTGGCGCGACGCCAGCCGACGCCAAACCTCCGGCACGGCAGGGTGGTGGCGCGACGCCAGCCGATGCCAAGGCGCAGGCGCCGAAGGGAAACAGCACCGTTGCGCCCGATGGAACGGGCGCCAACCTTCCCCCTGCCGCTCCCAAGGCGAAGCCCCTGAATCCCACCTCGGCCCATGGGCCGGGTGTGGCGCCGGATAAAGCCAAAGGCCTATCCGAACGTTCCAACTGACCCCGGCTACCGGCACTTCTCCTGTAAAATGCCCCGATGTGGCCTGATCCGTGAACGCAGCGGGATCCAGGAGTTGAATCTGACCATTGCTTGGGGAGTCGTCCTTGACCTCCCAGTGAAGGTGAATCGCCGTCGAACATGCTGCCTTGATTCACCGCTTCTGTCCACGCCCCCGGAACCCATATTGAGCCTGGGACATAGGTTTAGTGCGAAGGGA
This window of the Magnetococcales bacterium genome carries:
- a CDS encoding triose-phosphate isomerase; translated protein: MRRRPLIAGNWKMNGLIETAQELVEGIGAGLSERERKLQCEVLVCPPFTAIHTVHQTVSAKGYSMKVGGQNMDVEGPGARTGEICGIMLRNVGCRYVILGHSERRQYFGETSELVGKKVEAAFRDGLIPIVCVGEELKDREANRTFDVIRPQLEAVMPRLPEESAKRSTLVVAYEPVWAIGTGKNATPEQVQEVHAFIRKFLAEKLGADTASKIRILYGGSMKPSNAAGLLALEDVDGGLIGGAALKAQDFLGIIDANPVSD
- the secG gene encoding preprotein translocase subunit SecG; this translates as MTLILTVIHLLVAFGIIFVVLVQKGSSADMGAAFGGSSQSLFGARGSGSFLGKVTAFLATIFMLTSLTLAFFTTRSTSSDSVMKGGAVRPPATTQRPVDAAPKPGAASAPVTDPGSDIPLPAKTGVSEEKAGGGGGAPDAHQGSNKPIPAFPDAPTPPVSGVKPQAPYPDAPTPPVSGVKSQSQVPQGSGGAPAGTSPLTQQAKPSVQDASAQKASVPQGGGGATPADAKPPARQGGGATPADAKPPARQGGGATPADAKAQAPKGNSTVAPDGTGANLPPAAPKAKPLNPTSAHGPGVAPDKAKGLSERSN